The stretch of DNA ttttttttttaaatatgatgAAAGAGCTCGAtataaaacgtaaaaaaaaaaaaaaagattaattaATGGGGTTAGCGCATAgtcttataaaataaacattaaCGTTTAAAATCATTTGTCAAattttttacctttaaaaaaaggaaaatggaaaacaaaaattttctacaacttaaaatttattatatacatctCATCGTTACCTATTCGTACGTTATCCTACGCATTCGTGCTTATTCGTACTTAACCATCCTTAAATATTACGTAATCATTACTTAATCATCCTTAAATATTACTTAATCATTACTTAATCATCCTTAAATATTACTTAATCATTACTTAATCATCCTTAAATATTACTTAATCATTACTTAATCATtacttaattatattaattatacttaattttactatcttatttattttattttttattttattttcatatcaAAAGAGGGGTAATAACAAATTAGTAAGTGCCGCCTCCTAATTTggcatataaaaaatactttttttttttcaattttttttttgttttttatttttttttaattttttcatatatatgttatatatattatatttgttcaATTTGTTCAATTTGTTCAATTTGTTCAATTTGTTCAATTTGTTCAATTTGTTCAACTTGTTCAATTTGTTCAATTTGTTCAATTTGTTCAATTTGTTCAATTTGTTCAATTTGTTCAATTTGTTCAATTTGTtcaatttgtttaatttgtttaatttgttcaatttgtaaaatttttattttaaatagcttttttatatatgtttttttctaatttttttctctattaatacacgtacgtacatatatgtacatatacatacatatatacatatacatatatacatatacatatatgcatatacatatatatatatatatatatatatatatatatatatatacatatacatatatatatatatatgtatgcttgTACAAATATGACTGCTTCATCATACACGCAACTTCAAACCATGTACTTAAGTCCTTAAAATAGGAAGAgggaaaagaagaaaaaatataattcattttaaaggttattcttttatatactATTTCGTTTGTGTTTCCGTACAATAGCTGCTTGGCCATATTTATGTTGAGTGCTCAGGGCATAAAGaaaagcatatttttttagtccgaatatattataagaaataatacGTACGTAAAATTATtgcatatacgtacatatatgtatgtattgtacttatatatttaaaatatgtatgtatgtatgtatgtatatatatactcacaTGAAAACATATATGAACAATGCACAAATGTAAgtaaatgcatacatatgtaaatatgcatacatgaacgtacatatatatatgcatgtattacgtatgtatgtatgtatgtacgtttGTATTTATGCTTCTATCCGTACAAATGCGTGCATCTATATGTAACTTTACCTGAGTACTCCTCGACAGAGCGACGTCTTAGTGTAGTTGATGGAGCGGAATATGCAGTGTCTTTAGACCTGCCAAACTCTTTTTATAAACTATTATACAAGcacatttacatttttgtaaaataaaagagcaaacaatttttttttttttttttttttgccatttttttcatattctttCTGTGCATCAATTTTGCTTTTccgttttttcctttccattttttcttttccattttttcttttccattttttcttttccatttgttcctttccattttttcttttccaatttttcctttccaatttttcttttccatttgttcctttccattttttcttttccaatttttcctttccaatttttcttttccaatttttccttttccttttattcatttcttttttttattattgttgtgATATGCTCCATTTTTCTGCCCCTTTAAACATAGAGGGAAAAGAGAAAGGGCTTAATAATTAGATAGAAATAAATGCAGCTTTAGTGGTACAAATGATATAATgtctattttatttcatgttATCATTTTCAAGTGATTATAAAAGTGTAACACCCCTGTACATTATTTCACCAGTGGAgggaaattattttattattttattttttcttattttttcttattttttcttattttttcttattttttcttattttttcttattttttcttattttttcttattttttcttatttcttcttatttctttttatttcttcttatttcttcttatttcttcttatttcttcttatttcttcttattttttcttattttttcatattttttcttatttcttcatatttcttcttattttttcttacttttaatttaatttaatttttttttttttatgcccTTTTCCGTTGTTACgtttctacattttttggTAAATACAGAGTAAACGAATCGCGGAAGGGGGGAAATCGTAAGTTAAGTCGTCAAGCTTAGCGGAACATAAACGGGAAGCGTGGGAAAACGAAGGGAAAAAACAAGTCGAAAAATATTGAAagatattgaaaaatattgaaagATATTGAAACATATTGAAACATATTGAAGAACATTGTAAAACGTTAGTTACTTACCTCCAATCAGGGCCAACGAAACCGCGGAGGAGTATGTCCAACTGGAACTTCTTCACGGACTATGGGAGCTGGTTCGGGAGCCCCAGCTCCATGTCAACAAACGTGGAGGGGAATAGCTCCTCGAATATTTCTGCTAATATAACAACTGCAGCTGCAGCTGCAACGAGTACTAAGAGCTCATCGGCTGTATTtagtagcaataataataggaaTGATGGAAAGATGAGAGAAAATATCCCAGATGAAAAAGATCAATACAGGTTTAAATATGAAGGAAAATTGCATTttacagaaaaaattaaaaatagttcGGATACGAAAAATCgtagtagcagtagtggAAGTAAGGAACATAGTGATAGTAAAGGTAGTAGTAAATGGAGGATTGGTAAAAAacataaggaaaaaaaaaataataataattatagtaatGATAAAAGTAATGATAAAAGTAGTGGTAACAGTAATGATAAAAGTAGTGGTAACAGTAATGATAAAAGTAGTGGTAACAGTAATGATAAAAGGAATGGCAAAAATAGTGGTAATAACAATGGAAATAGTAGTAACAAAGAAAGTGGATTCTTTAGTCAGTTGGGGATCTCCAATTTTCTGCCCCATCTTgataattcaaatatatgtaatgagTATAAAACAGGATATCATTTGGATGAAGAAGTTAAAAAGGTATTTCCGAATGGAAGAGCTTCCAAAAAGGgtagtaaaatgaaaattggGTTAGAAGCAAATATGAACACATCTACTGCATTCACTTCATCAGTGGATGTACCAAACATATGTGTGGATACTACATATTATGACATTTTGGAGGTTAAACCCAATGCTACAGCTAGCGAAATAAAgtcaaaatattataagcTAGCTTTAAAATATCATCCAGATAAAAATGCGGATGATCCTGAAgccaaaataaaatttcagAAAATTAATGAAGCATATCAAGTATTAAGTgatgatgaaaaaagaatggaatataataaatatggtCTGAATGCAACTAAAGATATGGTTATTATAGATCCAGCTCTTCTCTTTATGATGCTATATAGTTCAGAAGAATTAGCTGATTATATTGGTACTTTAAGAGTAGCttactttataaaattagCATTTTCTGGTAATATGTCCATTGAAGATATGAAATTAAGGgatgataattttattagtGAAATGGAAATAGaacaaaagaaaagagaAGTTGAATTAGCTCTTATACTTAGAGATAAATTACAACCATATGTAGATGATGATACGAAATGGAAtgataaaatggaaaatgaaATTACATGTTTACTTGAATCTTCCTTTTCTAGTTCTATTCTTGAATCTATTGGATGGACTTATAGAAACATATCTGCATCATTTATAGCTGAAGTGACAACCTTATGGGGAGTAGGAGCAGCTGTACCAAACATACAAGCATCTAAGCGGACTGTCCAGAATAGCTTTGGAGTGGCATCCTCAATCATTAGTACGTTTTTTACCATGCAGAAGATGGCAGCATATAACGATTACTACAACACATtggaacaaaaaaaggaGGCACTCACTGCTAATAAGGAAGCGCATAGTGGTGGTAGTGGTAATGGTAGTGGTAGTGGTAATGGTAGTGGTAGTGGTAATGGTAGTGGTAGTGGTAATGGTAGTGGTAGTGGTAGTGGTAGTGGCAGTGGAAGTAAAGAGGGGGAAGATTGTAATAGGGGAGAGGGAAATACACCCAATAATGATGCTACAAAGGAAAGTACTACCGCATCCTCATCTGTTGGTACATCTAGTAAGCAGGATGTGAATTCTAGTATGCACAAAAATGATAAACATGGAAAAAgtggtagtagtagtagtagtaccAATGATAAGAATGAAAGTATGAACAGCACTTCCAGAGGGAAGCATAGCAATAGTAAAAGTAATAAACTTTTTGAAAAAGAGGCgttaattgaaaaaaaaaataatgaagccTTCGGAACTATTATAAGAAATGTACTGAAGGTAGTTCTATGGGATATCGAAACAACAGTCAGACAAGTAGCTGAAAAAGTTTTGCGGGATGAAGGTGTAGATATCAATATTCGATTAAAGAGAGCTAGAGGGTTAAAAGTTTTAGGGAAAATTATGTTAAGATTATCCAAGACGAAAAAGGATATGTGTGAATCGAAAGATTTTGATGTTAATAAACTTTTTGAAAGTGTTCTTATGAAGGCAGTAGAACAGGCATTTGCGGAAGAGGAGTCTGAGAAGGGAGCAGAAAAGGGTGTAGAAAAAGAAGACATGTATAAAAgagaatttatataataatgatcaTTTGTTCACTCCACCACCCTATTTGaaggataaaaaagaaaagaaataaagtaGCATACGTTTTGCTGATCCTCTTTGTTACACATAGGAAAAGACAACAGTGTGTTGTGACAATGTTACTGAATTAAGAAGCGATACATTTGGAACTCCATAAAAAGggtaaataaacaaaaaggatatacatattaaaaaaggggTGGGTAATGATAAACAGACGGTTAAGTGGCGGAAAACAAACATAGGATAGCTTTGTTATTGTGGAAAAACGAGGAgatgtattatttaataaaatgaaggGTTCGTTACAATTACCCATAAGTCAAAATGGGAGGAGATGGAGGAATAGACTGTGCTAGTGGAAcaacaaaggaaaaaaaaaaatgtgagcACGAAAGtgtttaaaaagaaatttgtTAAATGCTGAAGtaatttattgtataatTGTATCTTTTCTAATCTTTTGAGGATATGcttgttatattataaatgttgataaaaaaaaaaatattatgcttcatttgttttttagAAAGGATATTTTTCCCCtctttctttaatttttcttttcattccTTTATTTACTGTTCCTTATTATTCCTGTGTTCCTTATTATTCCTTATGgttctttaatttttccatagttatttttttttttttttcatcatgaGAAGATCCtttgaataatatatgcatacatatttatatacccctacatatgtatatatatatatatatatatatatatatatatatatatatgtatgtatgtacgcatACCCGACGCATATGCACTTATACGTACACATGTTTGCACGtgcgtatatatgtgtgtgtgtgttaGGACAGTCGCTTTTTTAACGCTTTTTTGTTAGTGGTTTTAAATCGCCCTTTACACCCCAATACAATTGTGCGCACGCACAGACCATACTCATACAACATTGTattctttacttttttttttttttttcttttcttttccataTGAAGCAGTTATCTtcgttattttatttttatgcctTTTCaagtttaaaatatttgatttgtttataattttttcttatcccATTCCACTTATTTTTGTGTACatccatatataatattacgtTTCCTTCCTACGCATACAAGCCTACGTAGTCATGCGTTAATGTTAATTcaactttttccttttcttgtATTAACCTTTGTAGTATACACTTACATGTGAtacttgaaaaatatatttttttttttttaataacacaCTCATAGGGTGGTTGTAAACCACTCTATTAATTCGCCTGGCTGTAAGGTAGTCATTCTGTCTGCTTTTGCTTGCTTGTttgctgttttttttttttttttctttttcattgtCCCACCTTTATCATTAacaatatgcatatattttcccAAATTTCAAATTTCGTTATTCCCCCTTTAATATGAACTTCTACTAATCACCTGAACGTGTGCATGTTTTATACGCATTTTTtaacacatacacatatacaaaaatgataCGAAATGAAGACATGTAGTTTTTTTCCCCCAACTGCCACTACCACTACCACTACCACCATTTACTTCACCTCCCGTGCATTAATTTTTGCAAATCGCGCAAGAAACTTTCAGTATTATTTGGTTTTGGGAAAACACTATatgatttcttttttaagcATGTGTAAATGTTTTCCATTAACGTTTCTAaagatatacatatttcAACGTAATTAGACGTGCCCATAAAATGAGCAAATTCCATTTGATGGTTATTcattaactttttattaacaacaagtaaaatttttttattttttcttaagcATTCGAATGTTGTCCCAGCTCCTCCATGACTTACAATTAAATCTGctttatcataaaatttattaagatCATTCTGGTAAGTAAAATACTTTacttttttcaataaattatatcCATTGTCGTCGTCCTCCTCCTTTTTGTTGTTGCTATTGATGTTGTTGTTCTTGTTgttcttatatattaattttggtATATAAGAGCTACTCCCAATTTGCATGGTCATCTGTGCGAAgcctaatttttttaaaaaatggtgAAACTCTTCCTTGTCCATATATTCGATCAGCTCATCGAATTTATGCGACCCGACCGTGACAAATAAGTACATCCTTAATTTACCTATTCTGATTTGTTAACTTATTCTGACTTGTTAATATACTTTGTTCCGTTAATTTATTCtgatttgttaatatattttgttatttttttttttttcgagcTATATTTGTATGAGATATTACCTACAAATTTATACGTAACtaatgtgtatatatctaATTTGAACATAACTAATGTATATGCgataactttatttttatgagcTTCTTACCCTCCTTAAGACACATGAaaatgtttcatttttaattttacgtGTTTACATATGCGTTGGTAATCTTTAGAGTATACAGAATATTTAAGGTATCACTATATTTTTACACTAGTACTCAGTAAACTCCCAATGAAATATATTcctcttaaaatttttaaatggaCCTAGCTTTTTTCCTTATCAGTGTTTAAAACACAcacatacgtatgtacatagTTACCTGCACtttaacaaaagaaaatatagaaCTTCTAAGGgaggatatatattttaaattttaccGGTAATTTTCGAAACATTTAAAAGGAAGAAGTCATTCTCTGGAGCTTCAAACATATCTGtagctttattttttaattggaATTTTGATATAcaatgatttttattttttttattttttcttgtacAATTATTCCTACTAGTTCTTTTTGATGTACATTACATTATATTggtttattttaattttccttatttactctattttcccttttttctgtattttactttttcttatttcgaaatataaactttatttttatgaagtatctgtgttattaaaaatattatatcgATTGTATGgtgtaaaaatgttatagCATAAATGCTTATGacatgtgtgcatatatttttatgaaaaaaaggaaaaatgcaattaaaaaaaaaaaaaatacttttaatgATACGTTCACCACcttgtttttttcctttttccttttgtttttttctttttctttttctttttcttttttttttttttccttttgtttttttctttttctttttctttttttcccttcttttgttttttttcttttactaaCTATTTTAACTACCAGTTGACTTCATTTCATTAGCTAtacttattattaaaaaaaaaaaaaataggattGAATAGTGCTTAAATTATTAGCCTATTTTCCAGTACATGAATTCCAAATTTCTAAGCTTTTGCCGTTCTCATCAAAAAGatttctttccttttcccTGTTaagtttacatatatacacatgcatatatataaatacgtgCACAAGGACGCGTATATGCACTTATGCGTATGTGACATTCTCGCCCAATTTTGAAGGGAAACTCCGCTAAAAAGCTACAACTTGGCAATTGATTAGCAGTTGCAACCGCTTAGCAGCTCCTTATTTTGTTGCATCACATGAAAACCTTTCACTTTCGTgcatttgtttttgtttattcGTAAGTATTCATTGGAATAGTAGGGACTAACGTATGCGAACTGCGCGCTTTTTACTACATTGTTAtcgtacatacgtatacatacatacgtacatattcatataattttcttatgtGTATCCCCGCGAACGCGATTGTACTAGTGCTATACGCATAGATCGTTGTTTCTGTTTAAAAcgacatattttttttgcgaACTGGGTAGCATTACAAAATGtgcaataatagtaaaagcTGAGCGTTGTAAAACCGAGAAGCCCCACCAAATGAATTGCAGCTTAAGTCAATATTTGTACTATTACTTTTGATCGCATCTGTTTCGCCTTATCGTTATTTTGTcctttaatataatttactttaatacaattcaatttaatttgttttagtttaatttgttttagtttaatttagttttagtttaattcaattttagtttaatttaattcaattttagtttaatttaattcaattcaatttaatttaatttaatttcgtttagttttttttttttttttttttttcttacttgATCAGGcagtttttataaaagtatgtactgttcatatttttacgGTACCCAATTTCGTTATACactccaaaaaaaaaaaaaaaaaaaacctgCGAAAAAGGCGTTTTTCTCCTTACatgttcataaataaatgcgcattttttagtaaataatttggataaagtatttttaaagaacTGACCAATTAGTgcagaaattaaaaaaaaaaaaaaaaggaaaatcaTAAAACACTGATTTAAAATATGCGCTTTCAGGAAAATTGACGCCCACgtctttttttgtaaaaaaggGAAAGCAGATAGAATGTACAGGAACGGTGTGCGCAAAGTTACCATTTGGCAGTAATTCACTGTAATATATCCGCACATTTATGGGCATTTATAAGTACACCCATATGTATGCACGCGTACTCGCGCATATGTACGCACATGTGTATTTCCATATGTATGCCCATacgtatgcacatatgtactCATGCATGTATGTCCGTATACATTCACTTATGCGTTCACGTGTGTATATTAACGCAACGGTCGGCTGCCTCCCCCAAGTGAGAAAATGAATTTTGCTAAGAAGACGCAATACAACATAAAGGTGGACATACACGAGGTAAAAGATTTAAGCTTTCGTGAAAGCGCAAACGAGAAAGAGATAATACCAAATCCATATGTGGAAGTAACagtaaataatgaaataaaaagcaCTTCTAAAAAGAATCAAGCAGTGAATGTCGTATATAATACGtcgtttaatttttctatggATTTAACGGATTATCACTTTCAGAGGACAAGTGTGGATGTGTGtgttttacataaatatacaattcaGAGTGCATTAATAGGAAAATGTTCATTTAGTTTAAATGATGTATATTCAAAAGTACAGCATTGGTTATATAGGATATGGGTAAAATTAAGAAACCCTGATTTACCTCTAGATGATGTAGGTTATTTATTGATATCTGTTGGTGTATATGGTCCAGGAGATTCTATACCAATAGTTAATGATAGTGTAAAAGCAAATATTAATGAAGAGATATGTGAAAATAAAGGGTTAGATATTCATATAACTCACTACGATTTGtgtattaacatatttaGAGGTCAAGATATCGAATTTATTGGTAGCAGTACATTATTTTCCAATAATTTAGAGCCATATGTAAAGGTATCGCATAATGGATTTGAAGAATGCACAAAAGTAATAAGAAATGATCCTAACCCTGTATGGAATTTAAGTGTTCATATACCTACATGTACACCTTGTTATGACAAAAACATTATCATTGAACTTATTAATGGAGAACATAATGGAGTAGTTATCTATAGCATTCTTTTAGATTTTTtcgaaatattaaaaagagaatTACTTCCTAGATGgtttaacatatattacaATCCTCAAAACCAAATAACACCAAGAAGCAGTGTACATACACAACAGAATGTAACAATCCCAGTTAATACTACAAACACACAGGGATCTACTAATCCATTGAGTAATTACCTCTTCTCAGCAACAGCagagaaaatttttaaaaatgcaaCTCAaggtattaatataaatgatatattagGTGTtacaaaaatgcaaaaaatgtTTACGGACGATAGTTTAAaagatttttatttatatggaGGTAGAATATTTCTAAGTGTGCATGCTACCAAAACACATGCACCTGGACCGATATGCATAAAGTCAGCTAAAGTTGAACCGGATCCACCTAACaaagaatttattttctgtgctgatatatatgaaatattatctGTCCATAGTAACAAAGCAATGAATTATCATGataataatactattaaTGACAAATtaagttataataataaatatgattcAGTAGGAGATAGTataatatgtgtatgtaGCTTAGGAccacataaattaaaaacacCCCCTCTTTTACCTAATGAAGTTGGTTCTTATGTATTGAACGAAAGTGCAGGTAGAATAGATGAGTTTCGTATATTCCTACCACAAAATAACAATGAACAGATTTATgatatctttttatatatatatgttagaTCTAATTTAGCTGTAACTGATTGGATTACAAATAGGaggaatatttataatacagTTCTAAATAATGATTATGATCCAACAGATATTACTAATCAtcaaaaattacataaaataagttCAATCAATAAAACATCTGAAGATATTTATAACGATgcagaaattttaaataattataaattaaaaagttatgTTCGTATaccttttaaatatttactacttaatgaaaataaaccCAAATGGTTttcaatgaaaaatattgaaacAAATGTACatgattataatatttctttttttgctaATTTGGTACCCTATCAATCGTACAGAAAAAGACCACAAAGAttagaatataaattatctagatatttttttcgtGCTTTAATTTATGAAGGTTTACATTTCCCAGCTAAAGGATATGATGCTTTTCCTGACCCGTACATAAAAGTAGAACTAGCTGGTCAGACAATTAAAACTAGTACTATTTTACATACGCTTAACCCGAATTATTATGAAGCATATGAGGTAGAAGTTATATTACCTACAAACTTAAATTTAGCTCCAGATATATCTATAGAGGCTTTCTCTGTTAATCAATCTTTTCTGTACAATGAAGATGTTTTATTAGGATCATGCTCCTATCCAATAATGAAAGTTCCAGTTGAATGGAAAAAATCTCCTATATGGATTACATTAAAATCTTCACAATATAAAAAGTGTAAAGCTAAGTTATTAGTTGCATTCGAATTAGTACCATTAGAAAAAGTGCTTGATGATACATACCCTTTTTATGATGATATTAGACCATCTACCTTGCCTGGTCATGTTTCTCTCTTTTTAGTTGGTATAAGAATGTTCAAACCTTTAAAAGATCCATCTGTTACTGTTTGCTTTGGTAGAGATGTAGATGATACATCCCAATTTTTATGGCATGAAACTACTAATAAAGTCATATCAGGGAAAGAAGGAAACTGGAATTTTCTAAAATACTTCTCATTAGATGTAGCTTTACCTAAAAGAATGCAACATCATAGTTTTTTAGAAGTTAGAATCGAAGATAGATTATTAAATAGTGGGTTCACAGGTCCAGGTACAAATACTACACATGCAGTTAATGCAACCAACAATACTGTCTTAATCGGTACTGCTTAT from Plasmodium malariae genome assembly, chromosome: 1 encodes:
- the PmUG01_01025500 gene encoding DnaJ protein, putative codes for the protein MSNWNFFTDYGSWFGSPSSMSTNVEGNSSSNISANITTAAAAATSTKSSSAVFSSNNNRNDGKMRENIPDEKDQYRFKYEGKLHFTEKIKNSSDTKNRSSSSGSKEHSDSKGSSKWRIGKKHKEKKNNNNYSNDKSNDKSSGNSNDKSSGNSNDKSSGNSNDKRNGKNSGNNNGNSSNKESGFFSQLGISNFLPHLDNSNICNEYKTGYHLDEEVKKVFPNGRASKKGSKMKIGLEANMNTSTAFTSSVDVPNICVDTTYYDILEVKPNATASEIKSKYYKLALKYHPDKNADDPEAKIKFQKINEAYQVLSDDEKRMEYNKYGLNATKDMVIIDPALLFMMLYSSEELADYIGTLRVAYFIKLAFSGNMSIEDMKLRDDNFISEMEIEQKKREVELALILRDKLQPYVDDDTKWNDKMENEITCLLESSFSSSILESIGWTYRNISASFIAEVTTLWGVGAAVPNIQASKRTVQNSFGVASSIISTFFTMQKMAAYNDYYNTLEQKKEALTANKEAHSGGSGNGSGSGNGSGSGNGSGSGNGSGSGSGSGSGSKEGEDCNRGEGNTPNNDATKESTTASSSVGTSSKQDVNSSMHKNDKHGKSGSSSSSTNDKNESMNSTSRGKHSNSKSNKLFEKEALIEKKNNEAFGTIIRNVLKVVLWDIETTVRQVAEKVLRDEGVDINIRLKRARGLKVLGKIMLRLSKTKKDMCESKDFDVNKLFESVLMKAVEQAFAEEESEKGAEKGVEKEDMYKREFI
- the PmUG01_01025600 gene encoding glycosyltransferase family 28 protein, putative, whose product is MYLFVTVGSHKFDELIEYMDKEEFHHFLKKLGFAQMTMQIGSSSYIPKLIYKNNKNNNINSNNKKEEDDDNGYNLLKKVKYFTYQNDLNKFYDKADLIVSHGGAGTTFECLRKNKKILLVVNKKLMNNHQMEFAHFMGTSNYVEICISLETLMENIYTCLKKKSYSVFPKPNNTESFLRDLQKLMHGR
- the PmUG01_01025700 gene encoding ferlin, putative, encoding MNFAKKTQYNIKVDIHEVKDLSFRESANEKEIIPNPYVEVTVNNEIKSTSKKNQAVNVVYNTSFNFSMDLTDYHFQRTSVDVCVLHKYTIQSALIGKCSFSLNDVYSKVQHWLYRIWVKLRNPDLPLDDVGYLLISVGVYGPGDSIPIVNDSVKANINEEICENKGLDIHITHYDLCINIFRGQDIEFIGSSTLFSNNLEPYVKVSHNGFEECTKVIRNDPNPVWNLSVHIPTCTPCYDKNIIIELINGEHNGVVIYSILLDFFEILKRELLPRWFNIYYNPQNQITPRSSVHTQQNVTIPVNTTNTQGSTNPLSNYLFSATAEKIFKNATQGININDILGVTKMQKMFTDDSLKDFYLYGGRIFLSVHATKTHAPGPICIKSAKVEPDPPNKEFIFCADIYEILSVHSNKAMNYHDNNTINDKLSYNNKYDSVGDSIICVCSLGPHKLKTPPLLPNEVGSYVLNESAGRIDEFRIFLPQNNNEQIYDIFLYIYVRSNLAVTDWITNRRNIYNTVLNNDYDPTDITNHQKLHKISSINKTSEDIYNDAEILNNYKLKSYVRIPFKYLLLNENKPKWFSMKNIETNVHDYNISFFANLVPYQSYRKRPQRLEYKLSRYFFRALIYEGLHFPAKGYDAFPDPYIKVELAGQTIKTSTILHTLNPNYYEAYEVEVILPTNLNLAPDISIEAFSVNQSFLYNEDVLLGSCSYPIMKVPVEWKKSPIWITLKSSQYKKCKAKLLVAFELVPLEKVLDDTYPFYDDIRPSTLPGHVSLFLVGIRMFKPLKDPSVTVCFGRDVDDTSQFLWHETTNKVISGKEGNWNFLKYFSLDVALPKRMQHHSFLEVRIEDRLLNSGFTGPGTNTTHAVNATNNTVLIGTAYITLNPLLPWLDQYEKNECIDLFKLHLLEEVLIEDAEKARKSYNTALIYKKSSMMSRKISNGNFGAHDTDEGGEEPEMVGIQVEAGVDVDPDADLDADLYTDLHTDVDIKGSDRNREFHSLSLNVLDEHLTILDEEGYEGEDDHEREDDFHRVKGDRNLNNDKEHPYSEAENTSRDNIKKDDKGIGGVDISGATKGYANGSNSADRNVLNNVNNGKDEHGISELQKKRRKNTKKYSSNEYVPYNDPDFANVRIEEALEYVCFKNADVDIDVDVEKNVHGDVEEQDTMRESTSSDKKLKLMDMNIFKGKHDDRGKNVVSSSVDGHNSTNDMHQKQSQAQAQWQGRTIYGFTEEMLNFQLSLADDDEQEEIQRDEMLYEYEVDMNADDLPYLRATIFRCTDSGIPEAVGYLKYICNVYDEKTIHLKKEMMKRCDNLVSEYKLTRNLVVRAYIIQARGLNPPSGATDITTYIWIKNSNEITNIPGGLSHNIKDIGHTKKQGYKPEFNRSYQLLCSFPDESIVQVCIMNQGSLSDEIIGYTYIDMEDRYFSPRIRQLMIDDAMPIELRSLKLENSTISHGSLRCWFEIFTEEFAQLNPVKILCSNEPDDYQLRLVIWKVSNAAIDDNSTISLFVRCIYTDEENEDRRDTDTHYNSKDGKGVFNWRIVYNIKIPTNATTIKVQVHNYALLSSNEPIGEATLDLASHFYRARKKKGFYHIPRFWLACKHPAHKNKIRGNVEIEASILPKFEAEVDPVGNGRDEPNKDPFLPPVTENRTYVDWITINEKFGAATASIMQGLKWTGVWVVVAVIVVGIFFLLFLLK